The Salvia splendens isolate huo1 chromosome 20, SspV2, whole genome shotgun sequence nucleotide sequence TCCTCAGGAAAATTGAGCTCGTGCATTCTCGTGTTCAGAAGTTGAGGAATCAACTTGATGTAGTTTTGATAAACAACGCTAGCAGGTTTTCTTCCTCGGAGGATTTGAGCCAGCTCATGGGAGGTGGCATACATAGCCCTACGTTCTCTGCTTGCAACGGAGATACAGGCCTCTATGCATCATCTCCTTACATAGGGGACTATGATATCGAGGATTTTGATTTACTCGACTGTGAAGAAGTTTCTAGTTTTGGAGAGCCTTTCTCGATTCCTGACATCATCGAAAGCAGTGTTGGCCTTCTGTACTCAGTAGATGTCACGCAGCATCAAAACCAAATCGGAGACTCATCAGAAAAGGTAAGACAAAACGCAATCTTCCACCATCGTACCTGCCCCTTGATATCATTCGTTTATCGAGCATAGTTTGGTCTCATTTTCAGATTGTGGACAACATCCTCATACAACACGAGGCCGCTGAAGTAGAGGGCGCCAACCAATTCGCTGACAAGGCTCAAGACGCGGAGGAAGAGAGCAATAACAAGGCCTCCATTTTGGGTGATGTGGAGGCAAACACGTTGAAGTCGTGTCTAACCTCGCAGATATACTTCCCCAAGAATAAGAGGAAGCGGGGAGAGCGAAAAGCTGCTTCTGGGAATTGGAGTCGCCATTGGCCCGGTGAACCTTGCAGCTAACGAGCAACAGCACAGTTATTAGAGGCTCGATTGTGTCTACTCTGCCCCGGAAGGCTTGTTCTTTACGATGCAGGCGCGCTTCAAATGGCCTAATGAGGCTTCTTTCATTAATTATAGCCTTGTTTTCTTATTCATTGGGTTCTTTGAGCCAAGTTGTTAGTTTAGTTTAGGAAAGGCAGCAAAATGCTGCAATGTATTTTTGTATCTGCAGTTTTATCTTGGCTGTTTTGTAGTCATCAAATCACTGCTGGATTCCAGTTTTTGTTGTTTCATTTGATGGCTTCAAATCCTAGATTCAACTTGTGTTCGATAATTTGTTCGACTTTAAATATTTTTGCATGTTATTACATATATATTCACCAGGTTGAATAAAACATATTCGAggttgaaaattaaaataatttttagtcTCAATcgcaaatggaaaaaaaaaattctacccACTTGGGGTATAGGTTATATAAACGAATTATAAGCATGGTTAAATATGATAATTAAGCTAAATAATTACATTGATTCCACACTTTTCACTATTTTTCTAAATCTATCAAGAACTATTGACTTTTGCTAATTAATATTCGAACTATGTGAATCAACTATTGAATTAATCTACGAATATTGAAATCATCGCAAAGTTGATGTCGACAAACAACTAGTACATTAAAGGTCCATTTGGTTTCATAGAATtggaattttataaaattaaatgaaaagaattgtattctaattcaatttcagatcatttatttgataaaatcatACTATGTGAAATCGATATGAAATTGTAATCTAGttctaatttatttgtttagtatgttaaaaaatcaatcaaaatttgacattgatttttcatttaattattttttaagaattatttatataaattactaTATCCTACATTATTTTAAAGGcaaattgtaaaataaataataacatATGGTAAATTCTAGTTCATTTCACACTTTTCAAACCtgaaaaataaatcaagaaGTTTCAGATTTTCGCAACTATCCCATCTTTCCCTTTTCCGACGAATTACATGCTAAATTAGTGGCAGCCGGTTTAAAAATTTCACCGAATATTAATTTTCAGCCTCAACtttgatttatttttgtatGTTCTGAAATTGTTTACTTATAGATAGTAACAACAAAGACACTATCAAATTTGTAACCAATTTTTGGTCGTTTAAGAACAAGATTGGTTCAATTGATGCTTGAGATTTTGCAAACCATAACATGATGAAAAACATAATACAAAGTTTAAACAGACCCTAATCTAACTATTTGAGATCATGCAAGTGAATATATTTGTAAGTAATCAGAAGTGAATATATTCTGAAGTTGAAAGGAAGTAAGATAGATACATAAAGTCAGGTGCAGTATGTTACATCCGGTCAATGATTTCTATACATTTGTGTGTTATTTAGAATGTTGAGAGGAACTGAAGCTGTTTGAGCAGAGGACTCAACGTTTCCATTAGCTTTTCACACGGATGGTTGTGAATTCCTTCGTACGTCGTCACCACCACGCTGTTGTCTTTCGAAAGCCTCTGTATCTGTTTCTTCACGTTGCACGTATGATGCGTGCACCGGTAGTAGCTCCTTCCCCATCATATACACATACAAATTGTCAACCATCAAATAATCATATTGAACTGAATAGCTAGGTATATAAGCATGCATAATTTCATGCGTCTCTAATTTAACAACGCTTATTTATGCGTCTTAAAATTTATCTATTATGAAAAATTTCTCAGCTCAAGTGATTGCGTCCCTAATTTTGCCtccttataaaaaaaaatttgttgtaGTGTGTTTAAGTTGAATTAAATAGCTATATGTATATATCCTAGTTTCGTTGTATTGTTTCATCTACTTTCCATGCATATAATTTTTACAATTATaaaacttttttaatttattgccGTTCACCTTCCTTTAGTTGATAACCAGTTTTTTGACTAAcgcaacaaaaaaaatcaatttattgTAAGtacattgaaataaataaaataaaaaacaaaatttaccTTGGATGAATGCTATTCTTGACAGATTTCTGCCCatattttctccatttgaagccATCATCAAGAATGTCTTCTTCACTTCTTGTATGAAACGCCACTCTCTGCGGAatgctcttcttcttcttcccgaACTTCGATTTACTTCTGATACCGCTTTGATCTACTTCCCTCGAAGCCGACGAGCTGGGGTTCTGTTCGATCGACCCGGATGACAAAAGGCTAGCCAAATCCATCTGATCAGAAGatgcaaaattagggttttgcaTAGATTGTTCTAGAACATTCGTGGACGAACCACTCAACGGGAACGCTGGCGACGAGTTAAAGTAGTAGGGGAAGTTTCCGCCTTCCATGCAAACTTAATATGAGGCTAAAGGAAAaaattttcttgaaaatattGAAGCTAGATTAATGGATCCCACATTATATTTATAGAGGGTTAGGTGGGAAAATATTATTTGGATAAAGAGATTATATCCAACCATATTTGGCTTGGGGAGAGGGCTTGTTAATTTGGAACGAATTAACAAGGAAAGAAGGGGGGGAATGAATCATGATTCTAAGTGCGGGGAAGAGGGCTTGTTAATTTGGCTTGTAATATTTGAGAAAGCCAACCATAATTCACCTAACTAAAATATGATCTGTTCAACCTACTCAAAGTAGACGTGTCGAAATGGATATAATGTTAAAAGTGTCACAAGTAATGTAGGAATAATTAGGGTCAAAAAAGGGTGTTAGAAAAGTACAAATGGATTAATTAGAGTGTTGTTAGGCAACTACCCTAGAGTTAAGATCAAAATGCAGATATATTTTGTTGTTAGGGTTGTTCGGAAATTGATGGATCTAAAACTTCTTAGCGGCATAACCATATTTATGACTTTGtcaacaatatatatatatatatatatatatatatatatatatatatatatatatatatacacacccctctataaaatatacacaaacacacattaatattcacaaacacacatacacCCCTCTATAAAGTACATACAAACACAAGTAAATTTTCCCAAACACACATAGACCCTTAGCTTGACCATTTCTATAAATTATGCTTATGTACATGCAACAAGTTTGTagtgtaatactccctccgtccccaaagaatatgcactttgggatcggcacgagttttaatgtaaaattggtgaagtaagagaggggtagagagaaaaagtaaataaagtattgttagtggagaatgagtcccacctcattagagagaaaagactttccaaaattagaaagtgcatattcttgtgggactgactaaaaaagaaagagtgcatatgcttgagggacagagggagtattatactaCTAAAAATCTTTCTCATTGTGAAACTGTTTTATGCCCAACATATACGTAATTTAAGCTGTTTAATAGTGTATGTACAcgaaatttctaattttttagttttttgttGAGATTGTAAGTATTTCTCCTAAACATATCATATTGTAATATCGGATAAATGTAGGGTGCGGGTGCGATTCGCATAGGACGGAAAAAACTTGGACACACGTATCGGGTGCGTTTAGGGTGCATTTTGGATTGgtttttacttcttttttttggGAGTTCCTTTACTAATTTGGTCATTGTTGTGCCATAAGCTATAATTTTGACTATTTTAATTGAAGTTTTTATTCTAACATTTATACTATCTCCGTCAATCCAGGATGATTCagattttaatgtgaaattggtgaaataataaagagaataaaagtggttaaaatatagtactaatttaaaattaaaatgtttggaacgagagaaaaaaaagtagtactacCTACTAACTTATTTTACCAAAAAACAGAAGGTGGGAAGTGGGAACTAATTTTTGTACACGGATCAAAATGAATAATAGGAGTATGAGTTTTAGTTtctgaatttatttatttttataaaaaaaagtactccctccgtctcatctcaagtgattgactACTTTTCGGTACGTGTTTggggaaaatgataataaatagttaaagtggagataaAGTATAATGTAGATGATGAAatctttactttctcttcactttattatttattatcatattcTCAAAATAGCagctaaaaaaaatcaatcatttGAATTGGGACATAAtagatataataaaatatacacagatatctatattataaattcACAAAAATCCTTATGCACATATCTTACCGTTTACCCCTGACACCCATCATGCAACATGCCATTCAATATAAGGAATCCTTAAAATCGTAGATAGTGTATGACTTATGCACGTATATAAACTGTTTTTTTAGAATAATCAACAATAGCTTATCATTTCTCATGTTTTAGAAAGTGTTTTTACTTGGTTCATGATCCCCCTATGAGCCATAAATTCTGCTGAGGTTGTTTAACTAATACTACTTAGCACTTCATGGTTTGATGAGTTGCAAGGATCGAGTCAAAGCTTAAATTTCATGACATATGCAGATGGTCAATTAACTGCATTAATTTTGGGTGAATAATACTATcacctccataaaaaatagGCTTATATTTTTCGATTTAGGTCGTCCATTAAAAATTGAGACGCAATTACTTGCgttggaaaattttaaaatataacaaCAATTTAGGATACAAAAGAAAATGTTTCTAAATGAAAGATAAATTAACTaaatcttttacttttttttaagaCACTTTCATTTGCTACCTCTAATTTTAGCTGGGATACCAACAATCCGCACACTTTTTGAAACGCTGGTGGTATATTTAGATATACAAATAAGCCTATTtaagtacattaaaaaatgtcttTAATGactttttttaatgaataaacAAGATTGCATGTTCCATTATGTAATATATATCTCTATTCTAGGGGTTTTCTTATCAAAACTTTTCTAACGGAATATTAAATTTGGGTGGTGCGGGATTTTAGGTGGCAATCTCTCCACACTTGTACTTCTAAgttgtactccatccgtctcaaaaaaatatatgcatttggGACAGCACGTATATTAATGCacaattgttaaagtaagagaaagagaataatgatggagtagttaaaatagtagtggatagtgagacccacattattattattagtgtttaatagtGAATTcaagtggtataagttgtaaataaattaaagtatatGGATAAAAATTAAGGATAGTATTCCgtaaatggattgcacatatttttgtgggataaacgaaaataaaaagtgcacatatttttatgaaatggagggagtatactaTATGTAAAAGTTTGTAGACACAATACGTAAAATTTGGCTGATGCAGTATCACCCAACCCTACTCCTCTCGCATGATGCACGAAATATTAATACTCGGAAGAATGGTTACGCGATtgcaataataatttatttgtgtCTCTTTTGTAACTATCATgacatttataaaataaaaaattaaattcaaggGGCGTGGTCGAGTAATATGTGACTCATCCATACTTAACCAAATGTAAGGGGATCGATTCCTACCTTCAGATATGGAGCAGCTTTAGATCCTTAGGGCCAACATCCTACCTTTTAAGATGCCGACAAATCAGCACGAGGAGTAATCACTAGATCTAAAGATAGATATCTTTGGtctaataatgaaaaaaaattattaaaattaatttgagaaataatttgatttgtaGAAATCTGTTGGACCTTCTTCCAAGAATCAAAGCTTTTGCAACACATACTACGTCCTTCCACAAAAATAGTATTAGCGGTAAATATCACgagtttaaatataaaattgataaaataagatggAGATAATGATAGGGATAAAAAAAGTGGTTGGAGTATTATTAGTAGAAAATGAGATCCCACTATATTAGATagaaaatttattataaataaatagataaaaactaattttggtggactgTCAGAAAAGTAAGACTATTTTCCATGAACATGGTCATTATTTACACAAAATGAATGctgttattaatttttttataacatAATACTTTGTAGCTAAAATGGGATGTGGTCTATCTAGCTAGAGGTtctaatgaaaattttatttatttaagtagTAAATTTTGGTTCCTTTATTTGCACGATTTTTTAATAACTGGAAAAAAGCATGCGGCAAAATGGGCCTGCCTATTTATATTTTGGTGTGCGTTTTTGCTTCAGGCTGGTCCCTTCACTAGCATACTCCAAATATACGTTTTTAACATTTGGAGGTAGATTCGGCAACCATTAAATTCATGTGAAgtgtatttaataaatttttttgtgaTGGGGACGTGTGAGACTTAATTAGTTACCCAAATTTCAATTTTAGGCATTGTACTTTACTAGTGGTGGCAGTCAAGTACGCTTACAGCATCAATAATAGGAAGGACTTCCCCACGAACTAGAACTAGAATTTCCCAAAAACATCTTCTGTCACGTCATTAGGACTtcccaccccactgccacatcactaggacattcCACTACACAATAGTGGACAAGCACTAGGATATCCTGGCGGACAAGCACAATAATAAAGATTCACAAATACCcaattacggaattaaaattttgacacgaatacgggtggagaaagtgcaataatattttttgaaataaaaaaattaaaataatataatgcaaaaaaaaaacaatttaaacaaagtttagtatgccttgaatctttATAGTTTGTCGCTAGCCGAACAGGGGTCTCGctgatatgtttatgttttaggCCTCCATTTTCGACGATCGTTGTGCATGATATGaagtgcaaatgaaatgaagtgcaacgagccggatatatagagttgaaataaaaaaaaaagtaaaaaaaatcaaaaaatgctCTCGTCCGTCTGCTCTTCTGTCAAGGACGGACGAGCAGACGGACGACCGAGAAATCCGACAGACGAGTGGTCGTCCGCCCCAATAGTGGACGTCCCGACGGATGACCCGCTCGCCGGTCGGAcatccactattgtggatgctcttatatagtgatatgcttgatgtttgtagtttagggtttagggtttgaTTTTCTTTACCTTCTGTTGAACTTGCTTTGTGAAGGCGAAAGGAAAAGTCTGTCGCAGTTATGATTCTGTGAAGACAAATTGTATATGCTTAAATATCTCAAAAGATTTGTGGAGATTCATACATGAACTTTGAATGAATTTACCTATGATTTAGAATGGGTACTCTGTTTTGCTACTGACTGACTTGCAGATGGACGAATTGTGAGAATGATAAGGGTGAAATTTATGCATGTGATGGGGTTTTATAGGCTAAGTTGGTGTACTTTGGGAGGGCTTTAATTAGGCTGCTGTATACCTTGTTGTTATGCATAGTATACTCTTGTGCTTGGCCCCCTTGCAGCCTTCTTTCGCTAAGTCGTTCCTATTTCTTTTGAAAAGCTCTGCTGCCTCTTTCTCTACTTACGAAAACATGTAGTCTTTGATTTTGTTTCCTAGTTTTCATACTTCAATTGCTTTAActactttgtttctttattgcAGACTTTGGAGAGGATTAACCACTGCGCGGACTTGTAGTTCTCGGCCCAACCGACTGCCTCGGAATCTGGGCCGAAACCTTGGTAGGAAAAGGACCCGAAGCTAGTTGTTTCATTTGTAAAGAGATAAGGCTTTTCTACTTGTAACCAAATCTCTATAATCGTTAATGTGTATTCCGTTTCCTTTCAAACATTTGTTATTTATTAGCTTGAAATTCTTTAGattgtatttcttttttttactcaagaaataacaatcactcTTTCATTCTTTATctaatttctagtatttatttcatatttctcgagaatctaggtctcggctattacaaataatgaaaaaaatttattaaaattaatttgagaaataatttgatttgtaGAAATCTGTTGGACCTTCTTCCAAGAATCAAAGCGTTTGCAACACATACTACGTCCTTCCACAAAAATAGTATTAGCGGTAAATATTATGAGTttaaatgtaaaattgataaaataagatggAGATAATGATAgagataaaaaaagtaattgaagtattattagtggaaaatgagatcCCACTACATTAGATagaaaatttattataaataaatagatagaaactaattttggtggactgCCTGAAAAGTTAGACTATTTTCCATGAACATGGTCATTATTTACACAAAATGAATGctgttattaattttttataacatAATACTTTGTAGCTAAAATGGGATGTGGTCTATCTAGCTAGAGGTCctaatgaaaattttatttacttaagTAGTAAATTTTGGTTCCTTTATTTGTACGAATTTTTAATAACTGGAAAAAAGCATGCGGCAAAATGGGCCTGCCTATTTATATTTTGGTGTTCGTTTTTGCTTCAGGCTGGTCCCTTCACTAGCATACTCCAAATGTATGTAGTTTTTAACATTTTGAGGTAGATTCGGCAACCATTAAATTCATGTGAAgtgtatttaataaaatttttgtGATGGGGACGTGTGAGACTTAATTAGTTACCCAAATTTCAATTTTAGGCATTGTACTTTACTAGTGGCGGCAGTCAAG carries:
- the LOC121781190 gene encoding probable WRKY transcription factor 43, which gives rise to MEGGNFPYYFNSSPAFPLSGSSTNVLEQSMQNPNFASSDQMDLASLLSSGSIEQNPSSSASREVDQSGIRSKSKFGKKKKSIPQRVAFHTRSEEDILDDGFKWRKYGQKSVKNSIHPRSYYRCTHHTCNVKKQIQRLSKDNSVVVTTYEGIHNHPCEKLMETLSPLLKQLQFLSTF